A genomic region of Enterococcus sp. 12C11_DIV0727 contains the following coding sequences:
- the dltC gene encoding D-alanine--poly(phosphoribitol) ligase subunit DltC, which yields MNLEETVLDILEEIAGTDEVKENRDVDLFEEGLMDSLATVQLLVELEGQLSVQVPVSEFDRDLWNTPNKVIEQVKALQ from the coding sequence ATGAACTTAGAAGAAACAGTTTTAGATATTTTAGAAGAAATTGCAGGGACAGATGAAGTCAAAGAAAATAGAGATGTAGATTTATTTGAAGAAGGATTGATGGATTCGCTAGCAACAGTTCAATTATTAGTTGAACTTGAAGGCCAACTTAGTGTACAGGTACCTGTTTCAGAATTTGACCGCGATTTATGGAACACACCAAATAAAGTTATTGAACAAGTGAAAGCACTACAATAA
- the dltB gene encoding D-alanyl-lipoteichoic acid biosynthesis protein DltB: protein MIDFPHMIPYANPIYFIYLLIALLPMILTLLIKGKRWAWYQVLVTLLFLYMSFGGEDWKQGVALIGYVIWQTILVWFYFHYRQKKNASQVFYLAVFLAILPLVLVKVVPFVSGHASLLGFLGISYLTFKSVQIIMEMRDGSIKEYNIFRYIEFLLFFPTISSGPIDRYRRFEKDVENPPAPEKYVDFLGKGIHNFFLGFLYKFIIGYYFGQVLMPVVAKMAVKTGGFSWELVAYMYIYSMYLFFDFAGYSLFAVGTSYLMGYDTPVNFNKPFLSWNIKEFWNRWHMTLSFWFRDYIYMRLMFTLIKKKVFKSRIVASNVGYFALFLLMGVWHGLTWYYLAYGFYHAALICLTDAWLRFKKKNKEKIPSNKFTHALAVFLTFNAVCFSFLIFSGFLDTLFFK, encoded by the coding sequence ATGATCGACTTTCCTCACATGATTCCTTATGCGAATCCGATTTATTTTATTTATCTATTGATTGCTCTGCTACCAATGATCCTTACTTTATTGATCAAAGGGAAGCGTTGGGCTTGGTATCAAGTTTTAGTTACATTATTGTTCTTATACATGAGCTTTGGTGGGGAGGATTGGAAACAAGGTGTAGCTTTGATCGGTTATGTTATCTGGCAGACGATTTTAGTTTGGTTTTATTTTCATTACCGTCAAAAGAAAAATGCTAGTCAAGTTTTTTACCTTGCTGTATTTTTGGCTATTTTACCATTGGTTTTAGTTAAAGTTGTTCCTTTTGTTTCAGGACATGCCTCCTTATTGGGCTTTTTAGGAATTTCCTACTTGACCTTCAAGTCTGTACAAATCATCATGGAAATGCGCGATGGTTCGATTAAAGAATATAATATTTTTCGATATATCGAATTCCTGTTATTCTTTCCAACGATTTCGTCTGGACCAATCGATCGTTATCGTCGTTTTGAAAAAGATGTAGAGAATCCGCCAGCACCAGAAAAATATGTCGACTTTCTAGGAAAAGGGATCCATAATTTCTTTTTGGGTTTTTTATATAAATTTATTATTGGCTATTATTTTGGTCAAGTGTTGATGCCTGTTGTGGCTAAGATGGCTGTGAAAACGGGTGGCTTTTCTTGGGAGCTTGTAGCTTACATGTATATATATAGTATGTACCTATTCTTTGACTTTGCTGGTTATAGTTTGTTTGCAGTTGGAACAAGCTATTTGATGGGCTATGATACGCCAGTCAACTTTAATAAGCCTTTCTTAAGTTGGAACATCAAGGAATTTTGGAATCGTTGGCATATGACATTGTCTTTCTGGTTCCGTGATTATATTTATATGCGATTAATGTTTACTTTGATCAAGAAAAAAGTGTTTAAGAGTCGGATCGTCGCTTCAAATGTTGGTTACTTTGCGTTATTCTTACTGATGGGTGTGTGGCATGGCTTAACATGGTATTACCTAGCGTATGGATTCTATCATGCTGCTCTGATTTGTTTGACCGATGCTTGGCTACGTTTTAAGAAAAAAAATAAAGAAAAAATTCCATCTAATAAATTTACGCATGCTTTGGCGGTTTTCTTAACGTTTAATGCCGTTTGTTTTAGTTTCTTGATTTTTTCAGGATTTTTAGATACATTGTTCTTTAAATAA
- the dltA gene encoding D-alanine--poly(phosphoribitol) ligase subunit DltA gives MTILNIIEAIDRWGMKEPNRPVYIETNRTYTYGELKQDSDAIARYLQKNIGRGRPVVVYGELEFEMLACFLGASKAGHAYIPIEAHTPEERVEMILEVADPAMIFAVKDWPDIETDAEIISIDKLNNICSELETVSSLEPVVGSETYYIIFTSGTTGLPKGVQISHNNLLSFVNWELTDFEITEGMRFLSQAPYSFDLSVMDLYPALTSGGSLTPMAKEVINDFKQLFTLLPTLDIEVWVSTPSFMDICLMERTFDGEHVDSLKVFLFCGEELPKATAQKLVDRFPQARIFNTYGPTEATVAISGVEVTQALLDEYSRVPIGRVKDDTTVYIMTNDQEVSTGEVGEIVIAGPSVSKGYLHNPEKTAAAFFEYNGQPAYRTGDAGKLVDGMLLYDGRIDFQVKLHGYRIELEDIDHHLAGVSYVKQAAVVPKYQNHKVQQLVAFVVANPHDFEKEFKLTKAIKEELSLSVMDYMIPQKFIYVEQLPLTANGKIDRKGLMNEVNAT, from the coding sequence ATGACGATTTTAAATATTATTGAAGCAATCGATCGTTGGGGGATGAAGGAGCCAAACCGTCCCGTTTATATTGAAACCAATCGAACGTATACTTATGGTGAGTTGAAGCAAGACTCAGATGCAATTGCTAGATATTTGCAAAAGAACATAGGCCGAGGTCGTCCAGTCGTGGTTTATGGCGAATTAGAATTTGAAATGCTAGCTTGTTTTTTAGGTGCATCCAAAGCTGGTCACGCTTATATACCAATCGAGGCCCATACGCCAGAAGAACGAGTTGAGATGATTCTAGAAGTTGCTGATCCGGCAATGATTTTTGCAGTTAAGGATTGGCCAGATATTGAAACGGATGCTGAAATTATTTCAATAGATAAACTTAACAACATCTGCTCAGAATTAGAGACTGTAAGTAGTTTGGAACCAGTTGTTGGGTCAGAAACCTACTATATTATTTTTACCTCTGGAACAACAGGTTTACCAAAAGGGGTTCAAATCAGTCATAATAATCTTTTAAGTTTTGTTAATTGGGAATTGACAGACTTTGAGATCACTGAAGGCATGCGCTTTTTATCTCAAGCCCCATATTCATTTGACTTGTCAGTGATGGATTTATATCCAGCTTTGACCTCAGGGGGTTCATTAACACCGATGGCCAAAGAGGTTATTAATGATTTTAAACAACTATTTACGTTATTACCGACATTAGACATTGAAGTTTGGGTTTCAACACCATCCTTTATGGATATTTGTTTGATGGAACGGACCTTTGACGGAGAGCATGTTGATAGCTTAAAGGTTTTTCTATTTTGTGGTGAAGAACTGCCTAAAGCAACGGCACAAAAATTAGTAGACCGTTTCCCTCAAGCACGTATTTTTAATACATACGGTCCGACAGAAGCAACTGTCGCTATATCTGGTGTAGAAGTCACCCAAGCGCTTTTGGATGAATATAGTCGTGTACCAATCGGCCGTGTAAAAGACGACACAACAGTTTACATCATGACGAATGATCAGGAGGTTTCAACTGGAGAAGTGGGAGAAATCGTAATTGCCGGACCAAGTGTTTCTAAAGGCTATCTGCATAATCCAGAAAAAACAGCTGCCGCCTTCTTTGAGTACAATGGTCAACCAGCGTATCGCACAGGAGATGCTGGTAAGCTCGTCGACGGTATGCTGCTTTATGATGGTCGAATTGATTTTCAAGTAAAACTTCATGGCTATCGAATCGAGCTTGAAGATATTGATCATCATTTGGCTGGTGTTTCTTATGTTAAACAGGCTGCTGTTGTACCGAAATACCAAAATCATAAGGTTCAACAGTTAGTAGCCTTTGTGGTAGCGAATCCTCATGATTTTGAAAAAGAATTTAAATTAACGAAAGCAATTAAAGAAGAACTCAGTTTATCGGTGATGGATTATATGATTCCTCAAAAATTTATCTATGTTGAACAATTGCCGTTGACAGCGAATGGAAAGATCGACCGTAAAGGGTTGATGAATGAGGTGAATGCAACATGA
- a CDS encoding teichoic acid D-Ala incorporation-associated protein DltX, which yields MKAFFNQPNVQYWGKFIGKTVFYFGILLMLIYLYHYKNIDGGTFIYNEF from the coding sequence ATGAAAGCATTTTTTAACCAACCTAATGTGCAATACTGGGGGAAATTTATTGGAAAGACCGTGTTTTATTTTGGGATTCTCTTAATGTTGATTTATTTATATCATTATAAAAATATTGACGGCGGTACATTTATTTATAACGAGTTTTAG
- a CDS encoding ABC transporter permease, which yields MIFNLSWKNFKGQFLNYLVYFVSMTFAVVVYYCFNAITYNRNLTNRVGQEIHIDSAMNLGGILVVVMILGFMFAANHFFLLKRGKEIGLYHLIGMRKEQISFLFFIETLILGAISLVTGLILGVIFSKLFSMILAKAMFLQVESLFYASIPSMIQTGIVFVFMLLAVSFRSSWLIYRYQVSDLLSKTKKRAANSNNLSVLEIGLGVLGIVFILTGYILSYNVIRFATFLMKLVFGFAGFLIAPVAIMLICMVGTYLFFNYTMNLVVYLFGKDKFNYYRNLNMLALGNTKKHVRRSGNTLSFVTIFIAIALGMIGGAASFYTIGMNSVNITAPTDFIVAQDDFEKVAQVIENKTDTKIDSLVKLNYKLTGSRFHLKIGQDTEENNISPINILALSNYREFQKINPYLKKIELHNKQDIVILDSIQNILGGFIRYGSDFTLSDGIKLHVSDVRADFLGQDLLRYSFPTVVVSDEQFKEINSGISYTLNAFNVHTNDEEELVNKISEKVKPKWIAPVYYKYQWVDNQLLGYTAKTSQKAENEQSKEYSEDDEQEYWQLNYTNRFSELRYNRRAMGLFIYVAMFLGVLALIITGSILMLQQFSEAEKEKENYDLLKNIGIPKKEITKLVYQQNSIIFFPPMIIGVLHATFAIYVFSKFISSSGYWLAYLSCGLLILIYLAYYFLTSAIYSRIIHGKYRQ from the coding sequence ATGATTTTTAATTTGTCTTGGAAAAATTTTAAAGGACAATTTCTTAATTACCTTGTTTATTTTGTTAGTATGACATTTGCTGTTGTTGTCTATTATTGCTTTAATGCGATTACCTATAATAGAAATCTAACGAATAGAGTTGGACAAGAGATTCATATCGATAGTGCGATGAATTTAGGTGGTATTTTAGTCGTAGTCATGATTTTAGGATTCATGTTTGCTGCGAACCACTTTTTTCTTTTAAAAAGAGGAAAAGAAATCGGTCTGTATCACTTAATTGGCATGCGCAAAGAACAAATATCTTTTCTGTTTTTTATTGAAACGTTGATTTTGGGTGCTATATCATTAGTTACTGGTCTGATTCTTGGCGTTATTTTTTCTAAATTATTTTCAATGATTTTGGCCAAAGCCATGTTTTTGCAAGTAGAAAGTCTGTTCTATGCGTCAATTCCATCCATGATACAAACAGGGATTGTTTTTGTTTTTATGTTATTGGCAGTATCATTTCGAAGTAGTTGGCTGATTTATCGTTATCAAGTCTCAGATTTACTTAGTAAAACAAAGAAAAGAGCGGCCAATTCAAATAACTTGTCTGTTCTTGAGATTGGCTTAGGTGTTTTAGGGATCGTGTTTATCCTGACAGGCTATATTTTATCGTATAATGTGATCCGTTTTGCAACCTTTTTGATGAAATTAGTGTTTGGTTTTGCAGGGTTCTTGATTGCACCAGTAGCGATTATGTTGATTTGTATGGTAGGAACGTATTTATTTTTTAACTATACAATGAACTTAGTTGTCTATCTATTTGGAAAAGATAAGTTCAACTATTATCGAAATTTAAACATGTTAGCCTTAGGTAATACCAAGAAACATGTTAGAAGAAGCGGCAATACGTTATCGTTTGTGACAATTTTTATTGCAATTGCCTTAGGGATGATCGGTGGTGCGGCCTCTTTTTATACAATTGGGATGAACTCTGTAAATATTACAGCACCAACAGATTTTATTGTTGCACAAGATGATTTTGAGAAAGTAGCGCAAGTAATCGAAAATAAAACGGATACAAAAATAGATTCTCTCGTCAAATTGAATTATAAGTTGACGGGTAGTCGATTTCATCTTAAAATTGGACAGGACACTGAGGAAAATAACATAAGCCCAATAAACATCTTAGCACTTTCAAACTATCGAGAATTTCAAAAAATAAATCCATATTTAAAAAAAATTGAGCTACATAATAAGCAAGACATCGTCATTTTGGATAGTATTCAAAATATTTTAGGCGGATTTATCCGCTATGGTTCTGATTTTACATTGTCAGATGGAATCAAGCTTCATGTTTCAGATGTACGCGCGGATTTTTTGGGACAGGATTTATTGAGGTATAGTTTCCCCACAGTGGTTGTATCGGATGAGCAGTTCAAGGAGATAAATTCAGGAATCTCCTATACATTAAATGCTTTTAATGTTCATACGAATGATGAAGAAGAGTTGGTCAATAAGATATCTGAGAAGGTAAAACCTAAGTGGATCGCTCCTGTATACTATAAATATCAATGGGTCGATAATCAGTTGCTAGGTTATACAGCTAAAACAAGTCAGAAGGCAGAAAATGAGCAATCTAAAGAGTATTCTGAGGATGATGAACAGGAATATTGGCAGTTAAATTACACAAATCGCTTTTCAGAATTGAGGTATAACAGAAGAGCAATGGGATTATTCATCTACGTAGCGATGTTTTTAGGTGTGTTGGCGTTGATCATTACGGGGAGCATCTTGATGTTACAGCAATTTTCAGAAGCTGAAAAAGAGAAAGAAAATTATGATTTATTAAAGAATATTGGGATTCCTAAAAAAGAAATCACAAAACTTGTTTACCAGCAAAACAGTATTATCTTCTTTCCACCAATGATTATTGGAGTATTGCATGCAACATTTGCGATTTACGTATTTAGTAAATTTATTTCCAGTTCAGGCTATTGGTTGGCTTATCTGTCATGTGGACTATTGATCTTGATCTATCTAGCGTATTATTTTTTAACATCAGCAATCTATTCTCGTATTATCCATGGGAAATATCGACAATAA
- a CDS encoding ABC transporter ATP-binding protein: MTKILEVNHLSKSYGYRSNKVQVLNNISFSVEQGEFVGIMGPSGAGKSTLLNTISTIALPTTGMVRIDGQDILKMRDGKISDFRRKKLGFIFQNFNLMDTLNVKDNILLPLAVDRMPLSEMEQRLAHVADILGIDQLLSSFPNAISVGQKQRVAAARALITKPKIIFADEPTGSLDSKSAAELLQYMTNMNIQDDATIMMVTHDPYTASYCNRILFIKDGVFFSEVVRQGSRKEFFNRVIDMQATIGGGGRANDF, from the coding sequence ATGACAAAAATTTTAGAAGTAAATCATTTAAGTAAATCATATGGGTACCGAAGCAATAAGGTTCAAGTTTTGAATAATATATCTTTTTCTGTAGAACAAGGAGAGTTTGTCGGGATCATGGGACCTAGTGGTGCTGGTAAGTCGACATTACTCAATACGATTTCCACGATTGCATTGCCTACGACTGGAATGGTTCGAATAGATGGTCAAGATATATTGAAGATGCGCGATGGTAAAATCAGCGATTTTCGACGTAAGAAACTAGGGTTTATTTTCCAAAATTTCAATTTAATGGATACATTAAATGTAAAAGATAATATTTTATTGCCATTGGCTGTTGATCGTATGCCTCTATCAGAAATGGAGCAACGGTTGGCTCATGTTGCTGATATTTTAGGGATCGACCAATTGTTAAGTAGTTTTCCTAATGCAATCTCAGTTGGACAAAAACAGCGAGTAGCAGCAGCACGCGCACTGATCACTAAACCTAAAATTATTTTTGCAGATGAACCAACAGGCTCTTTGGATTCTAAATCAGCTGCAGAACTACTTCAATATATGACGAATATGAATATACAAGACGATGCTACGATCATGATGGTTACCCATGATCCTTATACTGCAAGTTACTGTAATCGGATTTTGTTTATTAAAGATGGTGTCTTTTTTTCAGAGGTAGTTCGTCAAGGTTCTAGAAAAGAGTTTTTCAATCGGGTGATCGATATGCAGGCAACGATTGGCGGAGGTGGCCGAGCGAATGATTTTTAA
- the nrdD gene encoding anaerobic ribonucleoside-triphosphate reductase — translation MMDIKQANNEVSSTGSALHTIKIVKRDGRLVDFDDRKIYDALIKAEQKIRGSLDPLAHERIQEIVERIDQEISDRFAEDVKIYEIQNIVEHILLARNEYELAEEYINYRTRRDFERSKATDINFTISKLINKDQSVVNENANKDSDVFNTQRDLTAGIVGKSIGLKMLPPHVANAHQKGDIHYHDLDYHPYTPMTNCCLIDFKGMLNDGFKIGNAEVESPKSIQTATAQISQIIANVASSQYGGCSADRVDELLAPFAELNYQKHLVDAKEWIDGADRQDAYAKSKTQKDIYDAMQSLEYEINTLFTSNGQTPFTSLGFGLGLNWFEREIQKAILQIRIKGLGSEHRTAIFPKLIFTLKRGVNLNESDPNYDVKQLALECATKRMYPDILNYDKLIDLTGSFKVPMGCRSFLQGWKDENGEEINVGRMNLGVVTLNLPRIAMEAQGNVDRFWTLLAERLNTMKDALVYRVERCKEATPANAPILYMYGAFGKRLSRKESVNELFKNKRATVSLGYIGLYEVASAFYGGDWETNPEAKDFTLAILKDLKAHADDWGNEYGYHFSVYSTPSESLTDRFCRLDTEKFGIVENITDKDYYTNSFHYDVRKNPTPFEKLDFEKDYPQYCSGGFIHYCEYPVLQQNPKALESVWDYAYDRVGYLGTNTPIDHCYECNFEGDFHPTERGFECPQCGNHDPKSCDVVKRTCGYLGNPQARPMVHGRHKEISSRVKHMK, via the coding sequence ATGATGGATATTAAGCAAGCTAATAATGAAGTGAGTTCTACTGGTTCAGCCTTACACACGATTAAAATCGTTAAAAGAGATGGTCGGCTAGTAGATTTTGATGATCGAAAAATTTATGATGCTTTGATCAAGGCTGAACAAAAAATTCGTGGTTCTTTAGACCCGCTTGCACATGAACGCATTCAAGAAATCGTTGAAAGAATCGATCAAGAAATTTCAGATCGTTTTGCAGAAGATGTCAAAATTTATGAAATCCAAAATATCGTTGAACATATTTTACTAGCAAGAAATGAATATGAATTGGCAGAAGAATATATCAACTACCGCACTCGTCGAGATTTTGAACGGAGTAAAGCTACAGATATCAATTTCACAATCAGTAAATTAATCAACAAAGACCAATCAGTCGTTAACGAGAATGCCAATAAAGATAGTGATGTTTTCAACACGCAACGCGATTTAACGGCTGGGATCGTCGGTAAGTCGATTGGACTTAAAATGTTGCCTCCTCATGTTGCCAATGCACATCAAAAAGGTGATATCCACTATCACGACTTAGACTACCATCCATATACACCGATGACCAACTGTTGTTTGATTGACTTCAAAGGGATGTTGAACGATGGATTCAAAATCGGTAATGCTGAAGTTGAGTCACCTAAATCGATCCAAACAGCAACTGCTCAAATCTCACAAATTATAGCCAATGTCGCCTCTAGTCAATATGGTGGTTGTTCTGCTGATCGTGTGGATGAACTATTAGCACCGTTTGCTGAATTAAATTATCAAAAACATTTAGTAGATGCTAAAGAATGGATCGATGGTGCTGATCGTCAAGATGCTTATGCTAAGAGTAAAACCCAAAAAGACATTTATGATGCCATGCAAAGCTTAGAGTATGAGATCAATACCTTATTCACTTCAAACGGACAGACTCCATTCACTTCTTTGGGATTTGGATTAGGTCTAAATTGGTTTGAACGCGAGATTCAAAAAGCGATTTTACAAATCCGTATCAAAGGTTTAGGTAGTGAACATAGAACAGCAATTTTTCCTAAATTGATTTTCACTTTAAAACGTGGTGTTAATTTAAACGAATCAGACCCAAACTATGATGTGAAACAACTTGCATTAGAATGTGCTACAAAAAGAATGTATCCTGATATTTTAAATTATGATAAATTAATCGATTTGACAGGTAGTTTCAAAGTCCCGATGGGTTGTCGTTCTTTCTTGCAAGGATGGAAAGATGAAAATGGCGAAGAAATCAATGTCGGCCGTATGAATTTAGGGGTAGTCACTTTAAACCTACCTCGAATTGCAATGGAAGCACAGGGAAATGTTGATAGATTCTGGACACTTTTAGCTGAGCGTTTAAATACAATGAAAGATGCTTTAGTCTATCGTGTTGAACGTTGTAAAGAAGCCACACCAGCCAATGCACCGATTCTTTATATGTATGGTGCATTTGGTAAACGTTTGTCTCGAAAAGAATCTGTCAATGAATTATTTAAAAACAAACGGGCAACTGTTTCACTAGGCTATATTGGTTTATATGAAGTCGCTTCTGCTTTTTACGGCGGAGACTGGGAAACGAATCCTGAGGCGAAAGACTTTACACTTGCGATTTTAAAAGACTTGAAAGCTCATGCAGATGACTGGGGCAATGAATATGGTTATCATTTTAGTGTTTATTCAACACCAAGTGAAAGCTTAACTGACCGTTTCTGCCGCCTAGATACTGAAAAATTTGGAATTGTCGAAAATATCACAGATAAAGACTATTACACAAACAGTTTCCATTATGATGTACGTAAAAATCCAACACCATTTGAAAAACTAGATTTTGAAAAAGATTATCCACAATATTGCTCTGGCGGTTTCATCCACTATTGCGAATACCCAGTCTTACAACAAAATCCGAAAGCTTTGGAATCTGTTTGGGATTATGCCTATGATCGTGTTGGCTATCTAGGAACTAATACACCGATCGACCATTGTTATGAATGTAATTTCGAAGGAGATTTCCACCCAACAGAACGCGGATTCGAATGCCCACAATGCGGCAATCACGATCCAAAATCATGTGATGTTGTGAAACGTACCTGCGGATACCTAGGCAACCCCCAAGCCCGCCCAATGGTACATGGAAGACATAAAGAAATCTCTTCACGAGTGAAACATATGAAATAA
- the nrdG gene encoding anaerobic ribonucleoside-triphosphate reductase activating protein, which translates to MRNPKPQEWLAEELSQNYIGDYKAFNFVDGEGVRNSLYVSGCLFACEGCFNQAVQNFRYGKPFTKELEEKIIEDLSHDYVQGLTLLGGEPFLNTEVCLTVVDRVHQEFGTKKDIWSWSGYTFEELLLESDDKLELLSKIDILVDGRFELSKKNLNLQFRGSSNQRILDVKKSLASGQAVIWNKCHDAQQAYEQIKKGLFI; encoded by the coding sequence ATGAGAAATCCTAAACCACAAGAATGGCTAGCAGAAGAACTCAGCCAAAATTATATTGGTGATTATAAGGCATTTAATTTTGTAGATGGCGAAGGTGTACGAAATAGTCTTTATGTCAGTGGCTGTTTGTTTGCTTGTGAAGGTTGCTTCAATCAGGCAGTTCAAAATTTTCGCTATGGCAAACCATTTACAAAAGAATTAGAAGAGAAAATCATTGAAGATTTATCTCATGATTATGTACAAGGCCTGACCTTACTAGGCGGAGAACCTTTTTTAAATACAGAAGTTTGTTTGACTGTCGTTGATCGAGTGCATCAAGAATTTGGGACTAAAAAAGATATTTGGTCTTGGTCTGGTTATACATTTGAGGAACTATTGCTAGAGTCTGATGATAAACTGGAGCTATTGAGTAAAATCGATATTTTAGTAGATGGACGGTTTGAACTGTCCAAAAAGAACCTAAATCTCCAATTCAGAGGTAGTAGTAATCAACGGATTCTTGATGTCAAGAAATCTTTAGCTAGTGGTCAAGCCGTAATTTGGAACAAATGTCATGATGCACAACAAGCATATGAACAAATAAAAAAAGGACTTTTTATCTAG
- a CDS encoding SDR family oxidoreductase: MTTSSFATKKAIITGAASGIGYATAKLFIEKGFVVGLIDADKNRLESISKEFKQDGYDCYYRSVDVTDEINLKKAIDELTESLEGLDVFFSNAGINGTWAPIETLTISDWDQTINTNLRSTFLCTKFAIPHMKENGGSIIITSSINGTRIFNNFGASAYSSSKAGQVAFTKMAALELARYNIRVNAICPGAIDTAINGKTKYSADLDEVEIKVEFPEGNRPLKHETGTSEQVAQSVLFLATDASANISGTELYVDGAESLL, encoded by the coding sequence GTGACTACTAGTTCGTTTGCTACTAAAAAGGCGATTATCACAGGAGCTGCTTCAGGAATTGGCTATGCTACTGCAAAATTATTTATTGAGAAAGGCTTTGTTGTTGGCTTGATTGATGCTGATAAAAATCGCTTGGAATCTATTTCTAAAGAATTCAAACAGGATGGTTACGACTGTTATTACCGAAGTGTAGATGTAACTGATGAAATTAATTTGAAAAAGGCAATCGATGAATTAACGGAAAGTTTAGAAGGCTTGGACGTCTTTTTCAGTAATGCTGGAATCAATGGAACTTGGGCGCCGATTGAAACCTTAACGATCAGTGATTGGGATCAAACGATAAACACCAACTTGCGCAGTACATTTTTATGTACAAAATTTGCGATTCCCCATATGAAAGAAAACGGTGGATCGATCATTATAACAAGTTCTATTAACGGAACTCGAATTTTTAATAACTTCGGTGCTTCAGCCTACAGTTCTTCAAAGGCTGGGCAAGTGGCTTTTACAAAAATGGCTGCTTTAGAACTCGCTCGTTATAACATTCGTGTAAATGCTATCTGTCCTGGTGCTATCGATACGGCAATCAATGGAAAAACAAAATACTCAGCTGATCTGGATGAAGTTGAAATCAAGGTAGAATTTCCAGAAGGGAATCGTCCGTTGAAACATGAAACTGGAACCAGTGAGCAAGTTGCTCAATCTGTGCTATTTTTAGCCACCGATGCTTCAGCTAATATTTCAGGTACAGAGCTTTATGTTGATGGAGCAGAATCTTTGCTTTAA